A portion of the Deltaproteobacteria bacterium genome contains these proteins:
- the queA gene encoding tRNA preQ1(34) S-adenosylmethionine ribosyltransferase-isomerase QueA: protein MKLQDFDYHLPRNLIAQHPTPQRDHSRLMVVDRKTRAREHRFFSDLPRYLQPGDVLVLNETKVLPARLIGKKQSGGKIEILLVRKREWQEGKINSNEEAGQDTDKKKKDGSSEWECLVKNSGKLRENTLISFDQELQGVLLKRTSSGLWSLGLKGEGQSAEKLRDIGFPPLPPYIHRNGDWRVRAQDLERYQTVYARMEGSIAAPTAGMHFTEALLDEIKGKGISVCPLTLHVGLGTFLPVKQEEFEKHHLEPEFFEVSSETAGVINQARALGQRVIAVGTTVTRALESCFDEQGVIQPKRGVTDLFILPGFSFRAVDVLITNFHLPRSTLLMLVSAFAGKEFILAAYDEAIREKYRFYSYGDAMLII, encoded by the coding sequence ATGAAACTACAGGACTTTGATTATCATCTCCCGCGAAACTTGATCGCCCAGCACCCTACTCCCCAAAGGGATCATTCTCGGTTGATGGTTGTGGATCGTAAAACAAGGGCGCGGGAGCACCGGTTTTTTTCTGATCTTCCTCGGTACCTACAGCCCGGGGATGTTTTAGTCCTAAACGAAACCAAAGTCTTACCCGCTCGCCTGATCGGGAAAAAACAGAGCGGGGGAAAAATTGAAATTCTCCTGGTCCGAAAAAGGGAATGGCAGGAAGGCAAGATCAACTCCAACGAGGAGGCTGGCCAAGATACCGATAAGAAAAAAAAAGATGGGTCCAGCGAATGGGAATGCTTGGTCAAGAATTCCGGCAAGCTGCGAGAAAATACTCTTATTTCCTTTGACCAGGAACTCCAGGGAGTGCTTCTTAAGAGAACTTCTTCTGGTCTCTGGAGCTTAGGATTAAAAGGCGAAGGGCAGTCAGCAGAAAAATTGAGGGATATCGGCTTTCCACCCCTTCCTCCATACATCCATCGGAACGGGGACTGGAGGGTGCGAGCCCAGGATCTGGAGCGTTACCAGACTGTTTATGCCCGAATGGAAGGATCGATCGCAGCACCTACGGCCGGCATGCATTTCACCGAAGCGCTTCTGGATGAAATCAAAGGTAAGGGAATCTCTGTTTGTCCCCTAACGCTCCATGTAGGGCTCGGGACTTTCCTCCCGGTCAAACAGGAGGAGTTTGAGAAGCATCACCTGGAGCCAGAATTTTTTGAGGTCTCCTCGGAAACAGCCGGGGTAATCAACCAAGCCCGGGCTTTGGGCCAAAGAGTCATTGCGGTTGGTACCACGGTTACCCGCGCTTTGGAATCATGCTTCGATGAACAAGGAGTTATTCAGCCCAAGCGGGGTGTAACCGATTTGTTTATCCTTCCGGGCTTCTCCTTTCGGGCGGTGGACGTACTCATTACTAACTTCCACCTGCCGCGTTCAACTTTATTAATGCTGGTTTCGGCTTTTGCCGGAAAAGAATTTATCTTGGCGGCTTATGACGAAGCCATCCGGGAAAAATACCGGTTTTACAGCTATGGCGATGCTATGTTAATAATTTAA